A single region of the Lusitaniella coriacea LEGE 07157 genome encodes:
- a CDS encoding PAS domain S-box protein, translating into MSQDKTLAIANTKIAYKLHESAQCIVYRGYWEAKEEPVVLKMLKNPYPSPERLAKFKREYEVTRSLSLPGAIAVYALESDRQRPVMILEDFGGDSLTRLNVAGKLELEAFLKLAIAIAEILGQIHRSHIIHKDINSSNIVWNPQTGVVKIIDFGISTVLSTENPTFRNPNVLEGTLAYISPEQTGRMNRAIDYRSDFYSLGVTFYELLTGELPFQSEDLMELVHCHIAKIPPSLGNREQGIGNSEKIPQVLSDIVMKLMAKNAEDRYQSSEGIVADLKQCLNRLETHKKIDFFVLAQQDFSERFTPPQKLYGREREIETLLAAFERVQSLVNSHQLSGNREQDISTSLSPHLPAPTAPTPSQSELILVTGYSGVGKSALVREIHKPITAKKGNFIAGKFDRYQRNIPYFAIAQAFNEFCDRVLTENEVTLTQWQEKIRVAVGSNGQVLIEVIPHLEWLIGKQPDVPVVGIQEAQNRFNVVFQNFLKAICQPEHPLVIFIDDLQWADGASLMWLKTALRDREIQNLLVIGAYRNNEVDGAHPLTLALESIEQNGGRLSKIELENLQGQDVNTLVADTLSCTPVDCQDLTHLIYQKTIGNSFFSIEFLKTLHTEKLLIFNHKKRKWQWDIDAIQEKSITNNVVELMATQIEKSPPETQKLLQLAACIGSPFDLQTLSIIAQIPNIPTHLRPALKSGLIVPLNEQYKLMEVVGEELDLTLAQFKFQHDRVQQAAYALIEKERKQSLHLKIGDLLLSNTSKEALEERIFRIVNQLNAGISSIENPEKRLQLARLNRIAGQKAKEANAYEPALNYLTLALKLLHDSSWKTHYPLTLSLYESAAEIAYLNGNFKLQYQLTAVVRQEARNILDRVKVDELEIQAYTAQNQLREAVKTALFLSKKLRVKFTKTPSKTDIVLELLKTKWILRGKTPAKLSRLPKMTDKIALAAMRIIPSMGSAAYVVVPELVPLIVFKLVQLSVKYGNAPQSPYGYAAYGFILCGVVGEIEQGFAFGKLAYQLLDQSERSDLRARTYFLVNCFVGHWKEHLRESLPQFLEGYQIGLETGDLEFAAWSIQTYSDSSYFAGMELAELEPQFVRYGETLIQLKQEAILDLHRIYWQAVLNLRAGDRAEPPHYLIGTAYDEREMLPQYRQQNQQSAIFHLHFNKLILSYLFGDYRAAKENGAIARRYLESVIGLFNVPLFHFYESLNNLALYTEKPSKILLSRVKANRKKLKKWAHHAPMNHQHRFDLVCAEWQRIKEKPHRAMDLYESAIKSARENGYLQDEALAWELAAQFYRDRGRDKIARTYLLEAHYLYHCWGAIAKVKHLEQQYPQVFVQTPTPRTSLNITSTQEQTQISAAFDLASILKATQTLSSEMVLETLLATILKLVLENAGAQTAYLVLHAQSRNEGEWVIAASGDITKPEFKTQQSISLETNPPLLSPAIVRYVLRTQQTLLLNNPAAEGDFTNDAYILQQRPQSILCLPLLNQSNLVGILYLENHLTTNAFTAEHLEILQLLSLQAAISLENAKLYAEVRENENRLNQVIEAIPVGIGILDAQGHPCYGNQKAIELLGKEVIQEVTAEEIAEVYQNYIAGTHELYPTENLPIFRALQGERTYVDDMEIHRDDDIIPIEAWGTPVFDRNGNVVYAIATFQEITERKQAQQFLSDYSRTLEREVAERTAALQESESKFRSIIENANDLIYVLNFDKQFTYVSPNVKEILGYEVEEMLGQPFSAFIYPEERSICTMVFQRFLDGESKVSGIEYRMKCKDGNYRWHVTNASILKDKFGNPFGCTGIARNISDRKHAEEQLSKSERFLNQAQRIACIGSWEFDLKTQKLTWSAEMFRIFGLDPSQSAPSLGEHPHLFHPDDWPIVQNALQQMQTMGITQQIEYRVIRPDGSLRYVEGRGEVIRNDRGEIVKLLGTALDISDRVQAEEALRESEQRFRNAFDTAAVGMCLLSPAGQFLQVNPSLCQMFGYSESELLTMNFQEITHPDDLETNLNYIRQLLAEEISCFHMEKRYFHKNRQLISVLLSVSLVRDSQEEPLYFIVQVQDITQRKHTEERLRQNEALLRATNEVLPLGLYVADNHTNQTLLVNEEFCRIWQLDELSTQIQAGALTNEQVMSACTEKIDVTAFVPTSTPQEFSDTSNTIEDEIPLLDGRILRRIYGLVRDENGVYGFLYLFEDITERKRAEAELQKAKESAEAANRAKSTFLASMSHELRTPLNAILGFSQLLATDPFLDGQQKGHLQIINRSGEHLLATINDILSMSKIEAGRVTLNEIECNLHELLDSIYEMLQLKARGKGLGLHLQATPDVPRYVRVDEGKLRQVLINLLGNSIKFTEQGSVTLRVSAHRGEETDEATVVLQFEVEDTGAGISPEEIEMLFEPFVQTRTGRSSKEGTGLGLPISREFIRLMGGEIAVSSILNRGTTFSFEIPVTPTKKIGYGRDRVTRKIVGISSTCPDYRILVVEDDLESRLLLVELLASVGFYVRTAEQGRKAVSLWQDWQPDLILMDLQMPVMDGYKAMEQIRARERKLQQQRSVPIIVLTANAFVEERDRVLGVGGNDFISKPFYREELLEKLASYLNLQYLYEEMGNEGDSMLALPQLTREDLQVMPDEWIEALHYAASAIDERGILKLIDAIPSTEATLKNALLELVDNFRLDTIVEIAQHEN; encoded by the coding sequence ATGAGCCAAGACAAAACGCTCGCCATTGCCAACACGAAAATTGCCTATAAACTTCACGAGAGCGCTCAATGTATCGTGTATCGAGGGTATTGGGAAGCGAAAGAGGAACCCGTCGTCCTCAAAATGTTGAAAAACCCTTACCCTTCCCCGGAACGCCTTGCTAAGTTTAAGCGGGAATACGAAGTAACTCGCTCCCTTTCTCTTCCGGGGGCGATTGCGGTTTACGCCTTGGAAAGCGACAGGCAGCGCCCTGTCATGATTTTAGAAGATTTTGGGGGAGACTCCCTAACGCGCTTGAACGTGGCAGGAAAGCTTGAATTAGAAGCCTTTTTAAAACTCGCGATCGCGATCGCGGAAATTTTAGGACAAATTCACCGCTCCCACATTATCCACAAAGATATCAATTCAAGCAATATTGTTTGGAATCCTCAGACGGGAGTTGTCAAAATTATTGATTTTGGAATTTCTACCGTTCTATCTACAGAAAACCCCACCTTTCGCAATCCCAATGTCTTAGAAGGAACGCTGGCGTATATTTCGCCAGAACAAACGGGACGGATGAATCGAGCCATTGATTATCGCAGCGATTTCTATTCCCTTGGCGTTACATTCTACGAATTGTTAACCGGAGAACTCCCTTTTCAATCTGAAGATTTGATGGAATTGGTACATTGTCATATTGCGAAAATTCCTCCATCATTAGGGAATAGGGAACAGGGAATAGGGAATAGTGAGAAGATTCCGCAAGTGCTGTCCGATATTGTAATGAAATTGATGGCAAAAAATGCGGAGGATCGCTATCAATCCTCAGAGGGAATTGTTGCAGATTTAAAACAGTGTTTGAATCGACTTGAAACCCACAAAAAAATCGATTTCTTCGTCCTCGCGCAACAAGACTTTTCCGAACGCTTTACTCCCCCACAAAAGTTGTACGGAAGGGAAAGAGAAATTGAAACTTTATTGGCCGCATTTGAAAGAGTTCAGTCATTGGTCAACAGTCATCAATTATCAGGGAATAGGGAACAGGATATCTCCACGTCGCTTTCTCCCCATCTCCCAGCTCCCACAGCTCCTACGCCTTCCCAAAGCGAACTCATCTTAGTCACGGGCTATTCAGGGGTGGGAAAGTCTGCTTTAGTTCGAGAAATTCATAAGCCCATTACAGCAAAAAAAGGAAACTTTATTGCAGGAAAATTCGATCGCTACCAGCGTAATATTCCTTATTTCGCGATCGCGCAAGCGTTTAATGAATTTTGCGATCGCGTCCTCACAGAAAATGAAGTTACACTAACGCAATGGCAAGAAAAAATTCGCGTGGCGGTTGGAAGCAACGGACAAGTTTTAATTGAAGTTATTCCCCATTTAGAATGGCTAATTGGCAAACAGCCGGATGTTCCAGTTGTGGGAATTCAAGAGGCTCAAAATCGTTTTAATGTTGTTTTTCAAAATTTCCTAAAAGCCATTTGTCAGCCCGAACATCCTTTAGTTATTTTTATTGATGACTTGCAATGGGCAGATGGCGCGTCTTTGATGTGGTTGAAGACGGCTCTTCGAGATCGAGAAATTCAAAATTTATTGGTGATTGGAGCCTATCGAAACAACGAAGTAGACGGGGCGCATCCTCTCACGCTTGCATTAGAAAGTATCGAACAAAATGGAGGACGATTATCCAAAATTGAACTTGAAAACTTACAAGGTCAAGATGTCAATACTTTAGTTGCTGACACTTTATCTTGTACTCCTGTTGATTGCCAAGATTTAACGCACTTGATTTATCAAAAAACTATAGGGAATTCATTCTTTTCGATCGAATTCTTAAAAACACTCCACACAGAAAAGCTATTAATATTTAATCATAAAAAACGGAAATGGCAATGGGATATTGACGCAATTCAAGAAAAAAGTATCACCAATAATGTTGTCGAACTGATGGCAACACAAATCGAGAAATCCCCCCCTGAAACTCAAAAACTTTTGCAACTAGCAGCTTGTATTGGCAGTCCCTTCGATTTACAAACCCTATCGATTATTGCGCAAATTCCAAACATCCCGACTCATCTGCGACCTGCTCTAAAATCGGGATTAATTGTTCCCTTAAACGAGCAGTATAAATTGATGGAGGTGGTGGGGGAAGAACTAGACTTAACCCTCGCCCAATTTAAATTTCAACACGATCGCGTTCAACAAGCTGCTTATGCTCTAATTGAGAAAGAGCGCAAACAATCCCTGCACCTTAAAATTGGCGATCTTCTGCTCTCTAATACCTCGAAAGAAGCTCTTGAAGAACGCATTTTTAGAATTGTCAATCAACTCAACGCTGGAATTTCTTCAATTGAAAACCCAGAAAAACGGTTGCAATTAGCCCGTCTAAATAGAATTGCGGGGCAAAAAGCGAAAGAAGCCAACGCTTACGAACCTGCCCTTAATTACTTAACCCTTGCTCTCAAACTCCTTCATGATTCTTCCTGGAAAACTCACTATCCCCTCACCCTTTCCCTTTACGAATCTGCCGCAGAAATCGCCTATCTCAACGGCAACTTTAAATTGCAGTACCAACTGACCGCCGTGGTGCGCCAGGAAGCACGAAATATCCTGGATAGGGTAAAAGTTGATGAGTTGGAAATTCAAGCTTACACCGCTCAAAATCAGCTTAGAGAAGCCGTTAAAACTGCGCTCTTTCTCTCCAAGAAATTGAGAGTCAAATTCACTAAAACGCCGAGTAAAACCGATATTGTCCTGGAGTTATTAAAAACCAAATGGATACTGCGCGGGAAAACCCCGGCAAAATTAAGCCGCTTGCCAAAAATGACCGATAAAATTGCTCTCGCGGCAATGAGAATTATCCCTAGTATGGGTTCTGCGGCTTATGTTGTGGTTCCCGAACTGGTTCCGCTTATTGTATTCAAACTGGTTCAACTTTCGGTGAAATACGGCAATGCACCCCAATCTCCTTACGGTTATGCGGCATACGGTTTCATTCTCTGCGGTGTTGTGGGGGAAATTGAGCAGGGTTTTGCTTTTGGAAAGCTCGCTTACCAATTATTAGACCAATCGGAGCGATCGGATTTACGTGCGAGAACGTACTTTTTAGTTAATTGTTTCGTGGGTCATTGGAAAGAACATTTGAGAGAAAGTTTGCCTCAGTTTTTAGAGGGGTATCAGATTGGCTTGGAAACGGGGGATTTGGAATTTGCCGCTTGGTCGATTCAAACCTATTCCGATTCTTCCTACTTTGCAGGGATGGAACTCGCTGAACTCGAACCTCAATTCGTGCGCTATGGCGAAACTCTCATTCAACTGAAACAAGAAGCGATTTTAGATCTGCATCGCATCTATTGGCAAGCGGTGTTAAATTTGAGGGCGGGCGATCGCGCAGAACCTCCTCATTATTTAATTGGAACCGCTTACGACGAGCGGGAAATGCTGCCCCAATACCGCCAGCAGAACCAACAAAGCGCGATCTTTCACCTGCACTTTAATAAACTGATTCTGAGCTATTTATTTGGGGATTATCGAGCAGCAAAGGAGAATGGCGCGATCGCGCGACGCTATCTTGAAAGCGTTATTGGGTTATTTAATGTCCCCCTCTTCCATTTTTACGAATCCCTGAATAACCTTGCACTATATACTGAAAAGCCTTCTAAAATCCTCCTTTCCCGCGTCAAAGCCAATCGGAAAAAACTAAAAAAATGGGCGCATCACGCACCGATGAATCACCAACATCGCTTCGATCTCGTCTGTGCGGAATGGCAGCGCATTAAAGAAAAACCCCACCGCGCAATGGACTTGTACGAAAGTGCCATTAAAAGTGCGAGGGAAAACGGCTATCTCCAAGATGAAGCACTGGCTTGGGAACTCGCCGCCCAATTTTACCGCGATCGCGGCAGGGACAAAATTGCTCGAACCTATCTCCTCGAAGCCCATTACCTTTATCATTGTTGGGGCGCGATCGCGAAAGTCAAACACCTCGAACAACAATATCCGCAGGTGTTCGTTCAAACCCCAACCCCAAGAACCTCCCTCAATATCACCTCAACCCAAGAACAAACGCAAATCTCCGCAGCCTTCGACCTCGCCAGCATTCTCAAAGCCACGCAAACCCTCTCTAGCGAAATGGTACTAGAGACACTCCTCGCCACCATCCTCAAACTCGTTCTCGAAAATGCCGGGGCGCAAACAGCGTATCTCGTTTTGCACGCTCAGTCTAGGAATGAGGGAGAATGGGTCATTGCCGCTTCAGGAGACATAACAAAACCTGAATTTAAAACCCAACAATCGATTTCCCTCGAAACCAATCCTCCCCTCCTTTCCCCTGCAATCGTTCGGTACGTCCTTCGCACCCAACAAACCCTCCTCCTCAACAACCCCGCAGCAGAAGGCGACTTTACCAACGATGCCTACATCCTCCAGCAACGTCCCCAATCCATTCTGTGCCTGCCCTTGCTCAACCAAAGCAACCTCGTGGGGATTCTTTACCTAGAAAACCATTTAACAACCAATGCCTTCACCGCAGAGCATTTAGAAATTCTGCAACTGCTCTCCCTGCAAGCCGCCATTTCCCTAGAAAATGCCAAACTTTACGCCGAAGTGCGAGAGAACGAAAATCGCTTAAATCAAGTCATTGAAGCCATTCCCGTAGGAATTGGCATCCTCGATGCCCAGGGTCATCCCTGCTACGGCAATCAAAAAGCCATCGAGTTATTGGGAAAAGAAGTCATTCAAGAGGTCACCGCAGAGGAAATTGCCGAAGTCTATCAAAACTATATTGCCGGAACTCATGAGCTGTATCCCACCGAAAATCTTCCTATTTTTAGGGCGTTGCAGGGAGAGCGTACCTATGTAGACGACATGGAGATTCATCGAGACGATGATATTATTCCCATTGAAGCCTGGGGAACGCCCGTGTTCGATAGAAACGGGAATGTTGTTTACGCGATCGCGACCTTTCAAGAAATTACCGAACGCAAACAAGCCCAACAATTTCTTTCTGATTACAGTCGCACCCTAGAGAGAGAAGTTGCCGAACGCACCGCCGCTCTGCAAGAAAGCGAATCCAAATTCCGCAGCATTATTGAAAATGCCAACGACCTCATCTACGTCCTCAACTTCGATAAACAATTCACCTACGTTTCTCCCAACGTTAAAGAGATTTTGGGATACGAGGTAGAAGAAATGCTCGGTCAACCCTTTTCCGCCTTTATCTATCCCGAAGAACGCTCTATCTGCACGATGGTTTTCCAGCGATTCCTCGACGGCGAGTCAAAAGTATCGGGAATTGAATATCGCATGAAATGCAAAGACGGCAATTATCGATGGCACGTCACCAATGCTTCAATTCTCAAAGATAAATTCGGAAACCCGTTTGGCTGTACGGGAATTGCCCGCAATATCAGCGATCGCAAACATGCAGAAGAACAACTAAGCAAAAGCGAGCGATTTCTCAATCAAGCTCAACGCATCGCCTGCATTGGTAGTTGGGAATTCGACCTGAAGACCCAAAAACTCACTTGGTCTGCGGAGATGTTTCGCATCTTCGGACTCGACCCCTCACAATCCGCACCCTCCCTAGGAGAACACCCTCACCTCTTCCATCCCGACGATTGGCCCATCGTACAAAACGCACTCCAACAAATGCAAACAATGGGCATAACCCAGCAGATTGAATACCGCGTCATTCGTCCCGATGGTTCCCTGCGCTACGTCGAAGGCAGGGGAGAAGTGATTCGCAACGATCGCGGAGAAATTGTTAAACTCCTGGGAACCGCATTGGATATTAGCGATCGCGTCCAAGCAGAAGAAGCCCTGCGAGAGAGCGAACAGCGCTTCCGCAACGCCTTTGACACCGCCGCCGTCGGGATGTGCCTCCTCTCCCCTGCCGGACAATTCCTTCAGGTCAACCCCTCCCTGTGTCAAATGTTCGGCTACTCCGAATCCGAACTGCTGACCATGAACTTTCAGGAAATTACCCATCCCGACGACCTAGAAACCAATCTCAACTATATTCGGCAACTGCTCGCCGAAGAAATTTCCTGCTTTCACATGGAGAAGCGATACTTCCACAAAAACAGACAGTTAATTTCTGTCCTACTCAGCGTTTCTCTCGTCCGCGATTCCCAAGAGGAACCCCTCTACTTCATCGTTCAAGTTCAAGACATCACCCAGCGCAAACATACCGAAGAACGATTGCGCCAAAACGAAGCCTTACTGAGGGCGACCAACGAAGTATTACCCCTCGGTCTTTACGTCGCCGACAACCACACCAATCAAACCCTATTAGTCAACGAAGAATTTTGCCGAATTTGGCAGTTGGATGAACTCTCAACGCAAATCCAGGCGGGAGCATTAACCAACGAACAAGTTATGTCTGCCTGCACTGAAAAAATCGACGTAACCGCCTTTGTCCCCACCAGTACCCCCCAAGAATTTAGCGATACCTCAAACACCATTGAGGATGAAATTCCCCTCCTGGACGGTCGCATTCTACGGCGCATTTACGGCTTGGTTCGGGACGAAAATGGGGTCTACGGGTTTTTGTATCTGTTTGAAGATATTACCGAACGCAAGCGCGCAGAAGCGGAACTGCAAAAGGCAAAAGAGAGTGCAGAAGCGGCAAACCGAGCTAAAAGTACATTCCTCGCCTCCATGAGCCACGAACTGCGCACTCCCCTCAATGCCATTCTCGGTTTTAGTCAACTCCTGGCAACCGACCCGTTTTTGGACGGTCAACAAAAAGGACACCTGCAAATTATTAATCGCAGTGGCGAACACTTACTCGCAACAATTAATGACATCTTATCCATGTCCAAAATTGAGGCGGGTCGCGTCACTTTAAATGAAATTGAGTGCAATCTCCACGAACTTCTCGATTCGATTTATGAAATGCTGCAATTGAAAGCGCGGGGGAAAGGGTTGGGATTGCATTTGCAAGCGACTCCCGACGTTCCGAGGTACGTGCGTGTTGATGAGGGAAAATTACGCCAAGTCTTGATTAATTTGCTGGGAAATTCGATTAAGTTTACAGAACAAGGAAGCGTGACTCTGCGCGTGTCAGCGCATCGTGGCGAGGAAACAGATGAGGCAACGGTTGTGCTGCAATTTGAAGTTGAGGATACGGGTGCGGGGATTTCGCCGGAGGAGATTGAGATGCTTTTTGAACCTTTCGTGCAAACGCGAACGGGTCGATCTTCTAAGGAGGGAACGGGTTTAGGGTTGCCGATTAGCCGGGAATTTATTCGCTTGATGGGGGGAGAGATTGCAGTGAGTAGTATTCTCAATCGCGGAACGACCTTTTCCTTTGAAATTCCTGTTACCCCAACAAAGAAAATAGGATACGGGCGCGATCGCGTGACTCGTAAAATTGTTGGTATTAGCTCAACTTGCCCGGACTATCGAATTTTGGTTGTGGAGGACGATCTCGAAAGTCGCTTGCTACTCGTGGAATTGTTGGCATCGGTGGGATTTTATGTTCGCACTGCCGAACAGGGAAGAAAGGCGGTTAGCCTATGGCAGGATTGGCAGCCCGACTTGATTTTAATGGATCTCCAAATGCCCGTGATGGATGGTTACAAAGCAATGGAGCAAATTCGCGCGAGGGAGCGGAAATTACAACAACAGCGTTCTGTCCCGATTATTGTTCTCACGGCAAATGCGTTTGTGGAAGAACGAGATAGGGTTTTGGGTGTGGGAGGAAATGATTTCATCTCAAAACCTTTTTATCGAGAAGAGTTGTTGGAAAAACTGGCAAGCTACCTCAATCTGCAATATCTGTATGAGGAAATGGGGAACGAAGGGGATAGTATGCTTGCTTTGCCTCAATTAACCCGCGAAGATTTACAGGTCATGCCCGATGAGTGGATTGAAGCGCTGCACTACGCCGCCAGCGCCATTGACGAACGGGGAATTTTAAAACTGATTGATGCCATTCCTTCCACAGAAGCGACGCTAAAAAATGCCTTGTTGGAGTTAGTGGATAATTTTCGGTTGGATACGATTGTGGAAATTGCTCAACATGAAAATTAA
- a CDS encoding P-loop NTPase fold protein gives MTENNQSVNSHIKEYLHYYCGLSHAPRFAILLKGQWGAGKTWFINEFCEKLKKENKKCLYISLYGMTKFSEVEYAFFQQLHPVLSSKGMAITGKVLKAFAKGMFEFDLNHDGKDDGTLSVQIPDINLPDYLKDADKSVLIFDDLERCQININNLLGYINYFVEHQGLKVILVTNEEELAKISDDYGNIKEKLIGKTFEVSLDFENALNCFITEIDNKSAKGILSKNVELIKDLYLQAEYKNLRALRQILLDFERIFKALPEQAKNIEELVRDILELLTVFSIEIKRGKMKSNGIMKLQDEYMALLKRRVDRSKGSNSNEQNENEEDAYLLEILDRWYTSIDVSQPLPNAAWWQAFFDRGSIDAEELEKSISNSKYFLDKNTPAWIKLYHFSELDDNEFENLLQEVELNYSKRSFSDFGIIKHIFGLFLSFSQAEIHGKSKKEILEDAKSYVDYLEDNNKLIDSAQFISLSRKSFFYNDNYFGLGFTRRDITEFKEFNDYIDRVWKNYRIKKMPEEALHLLDIMQNDLDKFRNMICLNSLHPIDQPQPCYDQTPVFNFLPAEEFIKKFIAIKPKSQKEVFWAISDRYKYDEINEKLLEELEWLKEIDVLLQHEISRREGKLSGFRFKKFNTWLEEAIANLSRTRDKIKQNTSNP, from the coding sequence ATGACTGAAAACAACCAATCTGTAAATAGCCATATAAAAGAATATTTGCACTACTATTGTGGGTTATCTCATGCACCTAGGTTTGCTATTTTACTTAAAGGTCAATGGGGAGCTGGAAAAACATGGTTTATTAATGAATTTTGTGAAAAACTCAAAAAAGAGAATAAAAAATGCTTATATATTAGTCTTTACGGAATGACAAAATTTTCTGAAGTAGAATATGCCTTTTTTCAGCAATTACACCCCGTGCTTTCATCTAAAGGAATGGCTATAACAGGAAAAGTCCTCAAAGCATTCGCAAAAGGAATGTTTGAATTTGATTTAAACCATGATGGAAAAGATGACGGAACATTGAGTGTTCAAATTCCAGATATTAACCTTCCTGATTATTTGAAAGATGCAGACAAAAGTGTATTGATATTTGATGACTTAGAAAGATGCCAGATCAATATCAATAATTTATTGGGATATATCAACTATTTTGTCGAGCATCAAGGTTTAAAAGTAATTCTTGTTACCAATGAAGAGGAATTAGCAAAAATTAGCGATGATTACGGAAATATCAAAGAAAAGTTGATTGGTAAAACCTTTGAAGTCTCTCTTGATTTTGAAAATGCGTTAAATTGTTTTATTACTGAGATAGATAATAAAAGTGCTAAGGGGATTTTATCAAAAAACGTTGAGTTAATTAAAGACTTGTATCTTCAAGCAGAATATAAAAACTTGAGAGCCTTAAGACAAATCCTTTTAGATTTTGAGAGAATTTTTAAAGCTTTGCCGGAACAGGCAAAAAATATAGAAGAACTTGTAAGAGATATATTAGAACTACTTACAGTCTTTTCGATTGAGATCAAAAGAGGCAAAATGAAATCAAACGGTATTATGAAATTACAAGATGAATATATGGCTCTACTAAAACGCAGAGTCGATCGGTCTAAAGGAAGTAATTCAAACGAACAAAATGAGAATGAGGAAGATGCTTATCTTTTGGAAATTTTGGATAGGTGGTACACTTCAATCGATGTAAGTCAACCACTTCCAAATGCAGCGTGGTGGCAAGCATTCTTCGATCGAGGAAGTATAGATGCGGAAGAGTTAGAAAAATCAATATCAAACAGTAAGTATTTTTTAGATAAAAATACGCCTGCTTGGATTAAATTATATCACTTTTCTGAGCTTGATGATAATGAGTTTGAGAATTTACTTCAGGAAGTTGAATTAAATTACAGCAAACGCTCATTTTCCGATTTTGGAATAATAAAGCATATTTTTGGACTGTTTTTATCTTTTTCTCAAGCTGAAATTCATGGAAAATCAAAAAAAGAAATACTTGAAGACGCAAAATCTTATGTCGATTACCTAGAAGATAATAATAAGCTAATTGATTCTGCTCAATTCATTTCTTTATCTCGAAAGAGTTTTTTCTATAACGATAATTACTTTGGACTTGGTTTTACCAGGAGAGACATTACGGAGTTCAAAGAATTCAATGATTATATCGATCGAGTATGGAAAAATTACAGAATAAAAAAAATGCCTGAAGAGGCTCTGCATTTACTGGATATCATGCAGAATGATTTAGATAAATTCCGGAACATGATTTGCCTCAATAGTTTACATCCTATAGATCAGCCGCAACCATGCTATGACCAAACTCCTGTATTTAACTTTTTACCAGCAGAAGAGTTTATAAAAAAGTTTATCGCAATAAAGCCTAAATCTCAAAAAGAAGTTTTTTGGGCAATAAGCGATCGATACAAGTACGATGAAATCAATGAAAAATTACTTGAAGAATTAGAATGGCTAAAAGAAATCGATGTTTTACTGCAACACGAAATCAGTCGGAGAGAAGGTAAGCTCAGTGGCTTTCGATTTAAGAAATTCAATACTTGGTTAGAAGAAGCGATCGCGAATCTCAGTAGAACCCGCGATAAAATTAAGCAGAACACATCCAATCCCTAA
- a CDS encoding element excision factor XisH family protein, giving the protein MQSLKKEREDAEQKLYLAIPLDIYKRFFKYPFIQTVLKRNQIPLLVYDTKKQEVARWIS; this is encoded by the coding sequence ATCCAATCCCTAAAGAAAGAGAGGGAGGATGCGGAGCAAAAATTGTATTTGGCGATTCCCCTAGACATTTACAAGCGATTTTTTAAGTATCCCTTCATTCAAACCGTCCTCAAGCGCAACCAAATTCCACTGCTTGTCTACGATACAAAAAAACAGGAGGTTGCTCGATGGATAAGTTAG